The proteins below come from a single Limnobaculum xujianqingii genomic window:
- a CDS encoding tail fiber assembly protein, protein MSNYIYSALNNSFYPVELKENYANSDTGWPPDGINVSDETYRLFTGTPPAGMMRISGSDGYPMWVEVPEPSPEELIAIADAEKSRWLAVAKEKIELLSDAVELDIATDKELSQLKAWKVYRVLLMRIDTIMAPNIEWPTQPDT, encoded by the coding sequence ATGTCTAATTATATTTATAGTGCGTTGAATAATTCATTCTACCCAGTAGAACTGAAAGAAAACTATGCTAATTCGGACACCGGCTGGCCACCTGATGGTATTAACGTAAGTGATGAAACATACCGGCTGTTTACTGGGACTCCTCCAGCCGGAATGATGCGAATAAGTGGTAGTGATGGATACCCTATGTGGGTTGAAGTTCCAGAACCGAGCCCGGAAGAGTTGATTGCAATCGCTGATGCCGAGAAATCACGCTGGTTGGCAGTGGCTAAAGAAAAGATAGAGCTTCTGTCTGATGCTGTTGAACTTGATATAGCTACAGATAAAGAGCTAAGTCAGCTAAAAGCATGGAAGGTGTATCGAGTTCTATTAATGCGTATAGATACCATTATGGCCCCTAACATTGAATGGCCAACCCAGCCTGATACATAA